The following coding sequences lie in one Mucilaginibacter sp. KACC 22773 genomic window:
- the alaS gene encoding alanine--tRNA ligase, translating into MTATEIRQAFLDFFVSKGHVIVPSAPIVIKNDPTLMFTNAGMNQFKDIFLGEAAAKATRVADTQRCLRVSGKHNDLEEVGIDTYHHTMFEMLGNWSFGDYFKKEAIAWSWELLTEVYKLPKDRLYVTYFEGDEKEGLEKDTETYDLWKQFVDEAHILPGNKKDNFWEMGETGPCGPCSEIHYDSRPDSERAEVNGAKLVNADHDQVIEIWNNVFMQFNRLKGGALQPLPAKHVDTGMGFERLVRVLQGKTSNYDTDVFQPMIQFIAEKSGKKYNSAAKPGDADWNEAVAMRVLADHIRAISFAIADGQLPASNKAGYVIRRILRRAVRYSYQTLGFKEPFFNQLVPLLADQFKGVFDNLYSQKDFVQKVILEEETAFLRTLEKGIQYLNNNIVGESIWGTDNTQVLPGALAFELSDTYGFPIDLTELMAREKGWAVDIEGFEKALQEQKTRSRSAGAIDTGDWVTLKDDETSIFTGYDETETIAHVVKYRKVTAKGKEQYQIVLDKTPFYAESGGQVGDKGELVFPDGTIILVTDTKKENGLTVHHVDNLPEDIEDALTAIVDPALRGQTNANHSATHLLHAAMKQVLGSHVNQKGSLVNSDYLRFDFSHFAKVTDEELAQIEAIVNQKVRQNIPLKEERSVLYAEAITSGVTALFGEKYGEYVRVITFEDEFSKELCGGTHVQATGQIGFFKIIAESAVAAGVRRIEAITGVAAEVYITNQSRMVDQLKDLLKNPKDLPKSIESLLDENSKLKKEIEKAILEKSSGLKNELAQKVEAVNGINFIAQKVALPNAEAIKNLAYQLKDIVPNLFLVLAADFDGKPSLTVMIAENLVKEKGLHAGNIVKELAKEVKGGGGGQPFFATAGGSDVSGLDNALAKARSFVA; encoded by the coding sequence ATGACAGCTACCGAAATACGCCAGGCTTTTCTTGATTTTTTTGTTTCAAAGGGACACGTTATCGTTCCTTCGGCACCAATTGTAATTAAAAACGACCCAACCCTGATGTTTACCAACGCGGGGATGAACCAGTTTAAAGATATATTTTTGGGCGAAGCAGCAGCCAAGGCCACCCGCGTAGCCGATACCCAACGCTGCCTGCGCGTAAGCGGCAAGCATAACGATTTGGAAGAAGTAGGTATTGATACCTACCACCACACCATGTTTGAAATGTTGGGCAACTGGAGCTTTGGCGACTACTTTAAAAAAGAAGCCATAGCCTGGAGTTGGGAATTGTTGACCGAAGTTTACAAACTACCCAAAGACCGCCTGTACGTTACCTATTTTGAAGGCGACGAAAAGGAAGGTCTTGAAAAAGATACCGAAACTTACGACCTGTGGAAGCAGTTTGTTGATGAAGCCCACATATTGCCCGGCAACAAAAAGGATAACTTTTGGGAAATGGGCGAAACTGGTCCTTGTGGCCCTTGCTCCGAAATTCATTACGATAGCCGCCCCGATAGCGAGCGTGCCGAAGTAAACGGTGCGAAGCTGGTTAATGCCGACCATGACCAGGTGATAGAGATATGGAATAACGTGTTCATGCAGTTTAATCGCTTAAAAGGCGGCGCATTACAGCCATTGCCGGCCAAACATGTAGATACAGGTATGGGCTTTGAGCGTTTGGTGCGTGTGCTGCAAGGCAAAACATCCAACTACGATACGGATGTATTCCAGCCGATGATCCAGTTTATTGCGGAGAAAAGCGGTAAAAAATACAATAGCGCCGCCAAACCCGGCGATGCCGATTGGAACGAAGCCGTGGCCATGCGTGTACTGGCCGACCATATCCGCGCTATCAGTTTTGCCATTGCCGATGGGCAGTTACCTGCAAGTAATAAAGCCGGTTACGTAATCCGCAGGATCCTGCGCCGTGCTGTGCGTTACAGCTATCAGACTTTAGGTTTTAAAGAACCTTTCTTTAACCAGTTGGTGCCTTTATTGGCAGATCAGTTTAAAGGTGTGTTTGATAACCTTTACAGTCAGAAAGATTTTGTGCAGAAGGTGATTTTGGAGGAAGAAACAGCTTTTTTAAGGACCCTAGAAAAAGGAATACAATATTTAAATAATAATATCGTAGGTGAATCAATTTGGGGTACTGATAATACTCAAGTACTACCAGGTGCGCTTGCTTTCGAATTGTCAGATACCTACGGTTTTCCAATTGATTTAACTGAATTAATGGCTCGCGAGAAAGGTTGGGCTGTAGATATCGAAGGCTTTGAAAAAGCCCTCCAAGAACAAAAAACTCGCTCCCGCTCTGCCGGTGCCATTGATACCGGCGACTGGGTCACGCTAAAAGACGACGAAACATCCATCTTCACCGGTTACGATGAAACCGAAACCATTGCCCATGTGGTAAAATACCGCAAGGTAACGGCCAAAGGTAAAGAGCAATACCAGATTGTATTGGATAAAACACCTTTCTATGCCGAAAGCGGTGGCCAGGTAGGTGATAAGGGCGAGCTGGTTTTCCCGGATGGTACCATCATTTTGGTAACCGATACCAAAAAAGAAAACGGTTTAACTGTTCACCATGTAGATAACCTGCCCGAGGATATTGAGGATGCTTTAACTGCCATTGTTGACCCTGCTTTGCGCGGGCAAACCAATGCCAACCACTCGGCCACGCACCTGTTGCATGCCGCCATGAAACAGGTATTGGGTAGCCACGTAAACCAAAAAGGATCATTGGTAAACAGCGATTACCTGAGGTTCGATTTTTCGCATTTTGCCAAAGTTACCGATGAGGAACTGGCGCAAATTGAAGCTATCGTAAACCAAAAAGTACGCCAGAACATCCCGCTGAAAGAAGAGCGCAGCGTACTTTATGCCGAAGCCATCACCAGCGGCGTAACCGCCCTGTTTGGCGAAAAATATGGCGAGTATGTACGCGTCATCACTTTCGAAGATGAGTTTAGTAAGGAGCTTTGCGGTGGCACCCACGTACAGGCTACCGGGCAGATTGGCTTCTTTAAAATAATTGCCGAAAGCGCCGTAGCCGCCGGCGTGCGCCGCATTGAAGCCATAACCGGCGTTGCTGCCGAGGTGTACATCACCAACCAAAGCCGCATGGTCGACCAGCTTAAAGATTTGCTTAAAAACCCTAAAGACCTGCCAAAAAGCATAGAAAGCCTGCTGGACGAAAATAGCAAACTGAAAAAAGAAATTGAAAAAGCCATCCTCGAGAAATCATCAGGCTTAAAAAACGAACTGGCACAAAAAGTAGAGGCTGTTAATGGCATCAACTTCATTGCCCAAAAAGTAGCCCTGCCCAACGCCGAAGCCATTAAAAACCTGGCCTACCAGTTAAAAGATATTGTACCCAACCTGTTCCTGGTCCTTGCAGCCGATTTTGACGGCAAACCCAGCCTGACAGTGATGATAGCCGAAAACCTGGTAAAAGAAAAAGGCCTGCACGCCGGCAACATCGTAAAAGAACTCGCCAAAGAAGTAAAAGGCGGCGGCGGCGGCCAGCCATTTTTTGCAACCGCCGGCGGCAGCGATGTAAGCGGTTTGGATAATGCATTGGCCAAGGCGAGAAGTTTTGTGGCGTAG
- the truA gene encoding tRNA pseudouridine(38-40) synthase TruA, whose protein sequence is MTTKQRYFIELAYDGTAYHGWQVQQNAHSVQETLNKALSTILRQPIETTGCGRTDTGVHAKEFFAHFDVVEEVVDSPLSIDHGYETEKSHGLLTIDYGLKIRSLNSILPADIAIKNIIAVSPDAHARFDATLRSYQYHVHFNKDPFLRGYSWQLRDVPDMELMNKAAAMMMDYIDFSCFSKSNTQVKTNNCKISRAEWVQTEQGMIFHISADRFLRNMVRAIVGTLMMVGRKEIPPEAVKQIIESKNRSNAGMSVPACGLYLTEVKY, encoded by the coding sequence GTGACGACTAAACAACGCTACTTTATTGAATTGGCTTATGATGGCACCGCCTATCATGGCTGGCAGGTTCAGCAAAATGCCCACAGCGTTCAGGAAACGCTAAACAAAGCGCTAAGCACCATTCTGCGCCAACCCATTGAAACAACAGGTTGCGGCCGCACGGATACCGGCGTACACGCCAAGGAGTTTTTTGCTCATTTTGATGTGGTTGAAGAGGTTGTCGATAGTCCATTGTCCATAGACCATGGTTATGAGACCGAAAAGAGCCATGGACTATTGACCATAGACTATGGACTTAAAATCCGCAGCCTCAATTCAATCCTGCCTGCTGATATCGCGATTAAAAACATCATCGCTGTGAGTCCCGATGCGCATGCCCGGTTCGATGCAACGTTGCGGTCGTACCAGTACCACGTCCATTTTAATAAAGACCCGTTTTTAAGGGGATATTCCTGGCAGCTGCGCGATGTGCCGGATATGGAGTTGATGAACAAGGCTGCGGCTATGATGATGGACTATATTGATTTTAGCTGTTTCAGTAAATCAAATACCCAGGTAAAAACCAATAACTGTAAAATAAGCCGTGCCGAATGGGTACAAACAGAACAGGGCATGATATTCCATATTTCGGCCGATAGATTTTTGCGCAACATGGTACGCGCCATAGTAGGTACACTGATGATGGTAGGCCGTAAAGAAATACCGCCCGAAGCCGTAAAGCAAATTATTGAAAGCAAAAACCGCTCAAATGCGGGCATGAGCGTACCGGCCTGCGGGTTGTATTTAACAGAAGTGAAATATTAG
- the frr gene encoding ribosome recycling factor, producing the protein MSELIKKQVTDAKASMERAIEHADNELNKIRAGKASPSMLDDVTVDYYGTATPLSQVGSVNTPDARTIIIQPWEKSLLAPIEKAIIAANLGVNPQNDGIIIRINVPPLTEERRRDLVKKAKGEAETGKIAIRNIRKDANEKIKKLKSEGVSEDEIKVGEAEIQKLTDAYIIKVDQLSDAKEKDIMTV; encoded by the coding sequence ATGAGCGAACTCATTAAAAAACAAGTTACTGATGCAAAGGCATCCATGGAAAGGGCCATTGAGCATGCCGATAACGAATTAAATAAAATACGTGCCGGTAAAGCAAGCCCATCAATGCTGGATGATGTTACTGTTGATTATTACGGTACTGCAACCCCTTTAAGCCAGGTGGGTAGCGTAAACACCCCTGATGCCCGAACAATTATCATACAACCCTGGGAAAAATCGTTGCTTGCCCCTATAGAAAAAGCAATTATAGCGGCTAACCTTGGCGTTAACCCGCAAAACGATGGTATCATCATCCGTATTAACGTACCGCCGTTAACAGAAGAGCGCCGGCGCGATTTGGTTAAAAAAGCAAAAGGCGAAGCCGAAACCGGTAAAATCGCTATCCGCAACATCCGTAAAGATGCCAATGAGAAGATCAAAAAATTGAAATCGGAAGGCGTGTCTGAAGATGAAATAAAAGTAGGTGAAGCCGAAATTCAAAAGCTGACCGATGCTTATATCATCAAAGTAGATCAGCTTTCTGATGCCAAGGAAAAAGATATCATGACGGTTTAA
- the xth gene encoding exodeoxyribonuclease III, which translates to MKIATYNVNGVNGRLPVLLRWLAETAPDVVCLQELKAPQDKFPLEAITGAGYNAIWHGQKSWNGVAILARNNYEIKELRKGLPGDPDDEHSRYIEAFINGIVIGCLYLPNGNPAPGPKLDYKLRWFERLTSHASGLLAHGVPAIITGDYNVMPTELDVYKPERWLDDALFRPEVRLAFKNLVDQGWTDAIRKLYPTEVIYTFFDYFRNAYGRNAGLRIDHFLLSPDVADRLQSAGVDRNVRGWEKTSDHCPVWIEIGE; encoded by the coding sequence ATGAAAATTGCCACCTATAATGTTAACGGTGTAAATGGCCGCCTGCCGGTGCTGCTGCGCTGGCTTGCCGAAACCGCTCCCGATGTGGTTTGCCTGCAGGAACTAAAGGCCCCCCAGGATAAATTCCCGTTGGAGGCCATTACCGGTGCTGGTTACAACGCCATATGGCATGGCCAAAAAAGCTGGAACGGCGTAGCCATCCTGGCCCGTAACAACTACGAAATTAAAGAGCTACGCAAGGGCCTGCCCGGCGACCCGGACGACGAGCACAGCCGTTACATTGAAGCCTTTATAAACGGCATTGTTATTGGCTGCCTGTACCTGCCCAACGGCAACCCCGCCCCCGGCCCCAAACTGGATTATAAGCTGCGCTGGTTCGAGCGACTTACCAGTCACGCATCGGGCCTGCTGGCGCATGGTGTGCCCGCCATAATTACGGGCGACTATAACGTAATGCCTACCGAACTGGATGTTTACAAACCTGAGCGCTGGCTGGATGATGCCCTCTTTCGCCCCGAAGTGCGCCTGGCCTTCAAAAACCTGGTCGACCAGGGCTGGACGGACGCCATCCGTAAACTATACCCCACCGAGGTGATCTATACCTTTTTCGATTATTTCCGCAACGCCTATGGCCGTAACGCCGGACTGCGTATTGACCATTTCCTGCTGAGCCCAGATGTTGCCGACCGCCTGCAATCCGCCGGCGTAGACCGTAATGTACGCGGCTGGGAAAAAACCAGCGACCATTGCCCGGTGTGGATTGAAATTGGGGAATAG
- a CDS encoding sterol desaturase family protein: MFRGFRIDDLIAISNVLLRLVVRYLLFAGSFYLVFYVWKNKTIWRAKIQQRYPENKHVIREVVNSFITIIIFGLVIMSVIYASKAGLTRIYPNISDKGWGYYIFSIVMMILMHDTYFYWSHRAMHWKPLFKAIHKTHHLSTNPTPFAAYAFHPLEAVIEVGIVPLIAFTIPYHGTALTLFSLYSLLLNVTGHLGFELFPKGFASHKLFKWHNTSTHHNMHHHLVKCNYGLYFNIWDRLMGTNHPDYEKSFNEVVKKRGAAVVDEANKGVLMAEEQPR, encoded by the coding sequence ATGTTTAGAGGCTTCCGCATAGATGATCTGATCGCCATATCCAACGTTTTACTTCGGCTGGTTGTGCGTTACCTGTTATTTGCAGGATCATTTTACCTGGTATTTTATGTGTGGAAGAATAAAACCATCTGGCGCGCCAAAATACAGCAGCGATATCCCGAAAATAAGCACGTAATCCGCGAGGTGGTGAACTCATTTATCACTATTATTATCTTCGGCCTGGTTATCATGAGCGTTATTTACGCCAGTAAAGCTGGCTTAACCCGTATTTATCCCAACATAAGCGATAAAGGATGGGGCTATTACATTTTTAGTATTGTGATGATGATATTGATGCACGATACCTATTTTTATTGGTCACACCGTGCTATGCACTGGAAGCCTTTATTCAAAGCGATACATAAAACCCATCACCTATCTACTAACCCAACGCCATTTGCAGCGTATGCTTTCCACCCGCTGGAGGCTGTTATCGAAGTAGGCATTGTGCCCCTGATAGCTTTCACCATCCCGTACCATGGTACAGCGTTAACTTTGTTCTCCTTATATTCCTTATTGCTCAATGTAACCGGTCACCTGGGTTTCGAGCTTTTTCCGAAAGGTTTTGCCAGCCATAAGCTATTTAAATGGCATAATACATCAACCCATCATAACATGCATCACCATTTGGTTAAATGCAACTACGGGCTGTATTTTAACATTTGGGACAGGCTGATGGGCACTAATCACCCTGATTACGAGAAAAGTTTTAATGAAGTGGTTAAAAAACGGGGAGCGGCTGTTGTGGACGAAGCTAACAAGGGTGTGTTGATGGCTGAAGAACAGCCGAGGTAG
- a CDS encoding ABC transporter ATP-binding protein, whose product MNILISYLKKHRWIVVMALFLAAMNIGFSLLDPWITGRIVDRVIEKRGTLHYDEYLRQVLTLVGAAIGVAMVSRIAKNFQDYFTNIITQKVGAAMYADGLKHSLELPYQVFEDQRSGETLGILQKVRLDCEKFITSFISILFVSLIGMVFVIVYSVSVNYQVTLVYFAAIPIITFVSMAMSRKIKTIQKKIVSETTALAGSTTESLRNIELVKSLGLAKQEIERLNSTTYKILDLELKKVKYVRSMSFVQGTTVNFVRSVMVVVLLMLIFKGSLSPGQYFSFLFYSFFLFNPLQELGNVILSWREAEVSLGNFKGILSTPIDKKPEKPVMVEKVNTLTFSNVTFKHLTANRNALNHISFETNTGETIAFVGPSGSGKTTLVKLLVGLYQPLEGDVLYNNILSKEIDLDQLREKIGFVTQDTQLFSGTIRENLLFVRPDATDEECMNVLQRAACQTLLARADKGLSTVIGEGGVKVSGGEKQRLSIARALLRKPDILVFDEATSSLDSITEEEITETIRNVSENENHITILIAHRLSTIMHADCIYVLEKGRIIESGRHLDLINQKGLYYAMWRQQIGEKITAEVE is encoded by the coding sequence ATGAATATACTAATTTCTTACCTGAAAAAGCACCGCTGGATAGTGGTGATGGCGCTGTTTCTGGCTGCCATGAATATAGGCTTTTCGCTCCTTGATCCCTGGATAACAGGACGAATTGTAGACCGCGTTATTGAAAAACGCGGCACCCTTCATTACGATGAATACCTGCGCCAGGTATTAACGCTGGTTGGTGCTGCTATTGGCGTTGCTATGGTATCGCGTATAGCAAAAAATTTCCAGGATTATTTTACCAATATTATTACCCAAAAGGTTGGTGCAGCAATGTACGCCGATGGCCTGAAACATTCGTTAGAGCTGCCTTACCAGGTTTTTGAAGATCAGCGCAGCGGCGAAACCCTCGGTATTTTACAAAAAGTCCGGTTAGATTGCGAAAAGTTTATCACCTCGTTCATCAGCATATTATTTGTATCTCTTATAGGGATGGTGTTTGTAATTGTATATTCGGTAAGTGTAAATTACCAGGTAACATTAGTATACTTTGCCGCTATACCCATCATCACTTTTGTGAGCATGGCCATGAGTCGTAAGATAAAGACCATTCAAAAGAAGATAGTATCTGAAACCACGGCACTCGCTGGTTCAACCACCGAATCATTAAGGAACATTGAATTGGTAAAAAGCCTTGGTTTGGCCAAACAGGAAATAGAAAGACTGAATAGCACTACCTACAAGATACTTGATCTGGAGCTAAAAAAAGTTAAATACGTACGCAGTATGAGCTTTGTACAGGGTACCACTGTAAATTTTGTGCGGAGCGTAATGGTGGTTGTGCTATTGATGCTGATATTTAAGGGTTCATTATCGCCGGGCCAATATTTTAGCTTTTTGTTTTACTCCTTCTTTTTGTTTAACCCATTACAGGAGTTGGGCAACGTAATCCTATCATGGCGCGAAGCAGAGGTTTCCTTAGGCAATTTCAAAGGCATTTTAAGTACACCTATTGATAAAAAACCCGAAAAACCGGTAATGGTAGAGAAAGTTAACACGCTAACCTTCAGCAATGTTACTTTTAAACATTTAACCGCCAACCGCAACGCGCTTAACCACATTAGTTTTGAAACCAATACCGGCGAAACCATTGCTTTTGTTGGCCCATCAGGCTCGGGTAAAACTACGCTGGTAAAGCTGTTGGTTGGTTTGTACCAGCCTTTGGAGGGTGATGTTTTATACAACAACATTTTAAGCAAAGAGATTGATCTTGATCAGCTGCGCGAAAAAATTGGCTTTGTAACCCAGGATACCCAACTATTTTCAGGCACCATCCGCGAGAACCTGCTGTTTGTTCGCCCGGATGCAACAGACGAGGAGTGTATGAACGTATTGCAACGTGCCGCCTGCCAAACCCTGCTTGCAAGGGCCGATAAAGGCCTGAGCACCGTTATTGGCGAGGGCGGCGTAAAAGTATCGGGCGGCGAGAAACAACGCCTCTCGATAGCCCGTGCGCTGTTACGCAAGCCCGACATCCTGGTATTTGATGAAGCAACGTCATCCCTGGATTCCATCACCGAAGAGGAGATCACCGAAACCATACGTAACGTATCTGAAAACGAAAATCATATCACCATATTAATAGCCCACCGTTTATCCACAATTATGCATGCCGATTGTATTTATGTGTTAGAAAAAGGCCGCATCATTGAATCCGGCCGTCACCTCGATTTGATAAACCAAAAGGGCCTATATTATGCCATGTGGAGGCAGCAAATAGGTGAAAAGATTACCGCGGAAGTGGAGTAA